GCGCAGCGATACTGTAACTTGCCTTTGTAATGAGTTTGCCAAGACCGTCAAGCTGTTCGTTCAGAGGTGTCTTAACGCTGTCGTCTATCTGCGCAGCCCCCATTACCTTTCCGTTTTCAGTGGCGTCTCCCACGGCATAGACCCTGCAAATGCCGTGTCCTTCCATTACCTTCGTGCCACGCATAATGTGGTTGCTCGGAAAAGTAGCTTCTTTATCGAAAAGCGATTCGTCGGTGGTTTTCTCGCAGACAGGCTCTCCAGTCAGCGTGGATTCGTCCATTTTCAGCGTAATGGCTTCCAAAAGTTCTGCATCGGCAGGGATTTCTTCGCCTGTTCCGATGATAATGATGTCGCCCACCACTACATCTTTCTTCAGAATCTTTACCGGATGGCCGTTTCTGATTACCTGAACCGGTTCTTCATCGTTCACTTGATTGAGGATGGAAAACTCCTTATCAGCCTTCAACTCAAAATAGAATGCGATTCCGGTAGCGAGGAAGATAGCCACGAGAATGCCGATAGGCTCGAAGAATACCGTTGCGTCGGCACCGTGCAGGCCAAACCAATGGAAATATTCTGCGAGGGATATGAATACAGACAGGATGACTGCAATCTCAAGAATGAAGATAAGCTCGTCGCCATCGTTCCATCCTTTGATCAGATGTCCGAACGGTCCTGTGAGTTTCTCAAAGAATAGTTTCCATTTCGAGTCTTTCTGTGGAGGCGTCAGCACATTTGCACCGTGTTTCTCACGGCTCTGCAACACTTCTTCGTCTGAAAGTCCAACGTAATGTTTGTTTTGGCTCATAATGTCATTTTATTTAAAATCAGTTGATGGCGGTGTGAAAGTGCTAATGGGCAAGGAATATTCTCACTCTAAAGTAGTTCTTATATATTTAAAGAGGTAAGGCATCCTATGCTGTTTCTGCATTGGGAAATCAGTCCGCTCACTGAATAGCTCTTTCAACAACTGTTTATTTTGCTCTGCAAAGATAATAATTAAAATGGATTTTCCTCGCAACTTAAGTTCAGGATGAGATAAACAAGAAATTAAAAAACTATAATCGGACAAGAATAACCGAGCGTACAAATATTGCAAAACAAAAAAATGGATTCCGAAGAACCCACTTTAAAATTTAATCAGTAACAATATGTTTTCCTTATGGAAGGCTGATAGCCTCGTTAGGACAAACTTCAGCACAAGTGCCACATTCTGTGCAAGCATCTGGGTCGATTTTGTAGATATCGCCTTCAGAGATTGCAGCTACTGGACATTCATCAATACAAGTACCGCAAGCGATACAGTCATTTCCAATTACGTATGCCATAATAATAATCTTTTATATTGTAAATAATGTTTTTGTATAGGTTCCTATTTGGTTATACCTACTTTTGTTTGATGCAAAGGTAGAAATATTTTTGATTAATACCTAATAGTAATGATAGTTTTTTCAATATTTAGACAAAATAAAAATATGGATACCTATTAGTTAGGATTGGAATTAGCTGCACAATAAAGAGAATGGAAATGTCGTTATTATTACAGATATGAAAAGACTTCTATACATAGCGATATTTTTAGCCTGCGTGCTTGCAGGCAATGCACAGGAGCGAACCGTTCAGAACCGTCCCTACACCGATTTGCGCAAGTTTCATTTCGGAGTGATGGTGGGAACGCATCTGCAGGATTTGGAATTGCTGAATGCCGGACCTCAGATGATTGACCTTGAGGATGGAAACGGAATAGTGGAAAAGGTGGTATCAGCAGATCAGGACCGTTGGGATGCCGGCTTTACCGTAGGTGTGTTGGGCGAATTGAGGCTCAACACGCATCTCCAATTCCGAGTTGCGCCATCAATGTATTTCGGAACTCGGCACCTCACATTCAAGAATCATACGGATTTGGACGTGAATGGCCGTCCGACTGAAAAAGTACAGGATTTAAAGACGGCATACTTTGCGTGTGCGTTCGACCTGATTGCCGCTGCTCCAAGGTTCAACAACCACCGCCCATACGTAATGGTGGGAATCAATCCGATGCTGAATCTGTCGAGAAAGGACAATGATTTTCTGAAACTGAAGGGAAACGACGCATATCTGGAAGTGGGTATTGGCTGCGATTTCTACTTGTCTTATTTCAAACTGCGTCCTGAACTGAAGTTTATGTACAGCCTGACCAATAGCCTTGATGGCAAGCACGCTGATAAATTACGCGATAAGAGTATGCTGATGTACACAAATTCTGCCAAGGAAGCAAGGTCTAAAATGATAGCACTGACTTTCTATTTTGAGTAGGAAGTGTGAAGATTGAACTGCCGAACCTTCGCTTTGAAAGCAGTGCTGTTTATTAAATATGGTGCAATTTGTAAGTAATTGAAAATCAGCCTTTAAAAGAATGCTTTTCAAACGTGCGAAGAATGCGTTCCATTCTTCGCAAAAATGGAATGCAAATGTGCGAAGATTGCAAGCCATTCTTCGGTCATTTGCAAATCGTGCTTTTATCCACCTGTGATGTTATCGTTGTTTTTTGCTCAATTCAGCGCAGAATGGCAGAAATATAAGTTTATTTTGCTATCTTTGCATTCGTTGCAGGTTTGCACAGCACAATACTATTAATTAAAAACAAAAGAGAATTGAATCCCAATCGTAAGATATCACCGTGGGCGTGGGTACCTTCGCTTTACTTTGCCGAAGGGTTGCCATA
The Prevotella sp. HUN102 genome window above contains:
- a CDS encoding porin family protein — encoded protein: MKRLLYIAIFLACVLAGNAQERTVQNRPYTDLRKFHFGVMVGTHLQDLELLNAGPQMIDLEDGNGIVEKVVSADQDRWDAGFTVGVLGELRLNTHLQFRVAPSMYFGTRHLTFKNHTDLDVNGRPTEKVQDLKTAYFACAFDLIAAAPRFNNHRPYVMVGINPMLNLSRKDNDFLKLKGNDAYLEVGIGCDFYLSYFKLRPELKFMYSLTNSLDGKHADKLRDKSMLMYTNSAKEARSKMIALTFYFE
- a CDS encoding DUF362 domain-containing protein; its protein translation is MAYVIGNDCIACGTCIDECPVAAISEGDIYKIDPDACTECGTCAEVCPNEAISLP